One Plantibacter sp. Leaf314 DNA segment encodes these proteins:
- the ccsB gene encoding c-type cytochrome biogenesis protein CcsB: MTLVEISNLCLWSAVAVYALAFIAFTFDLARRSAEVTAAIDAAERERVAQPAAQERVGALANANGGSVAPISTSDGVVRKSRRPADEPEQQASRKSPSLRVGVSLTVIAFLLHLVADVTRGIAAGRVPWANMYEFAMTGTLLIVAVFLVVITRVDLRFLGSFVIGLVTVLLGLATANFYVEVVPLPPALQSAWLVIHVFVASLGTAFFAIGFALSVVQLLQGRRERRLGLVQPAQSSGRLRFLLTLPNAERLENLAYRVNIIGFIFWTFTLMAGAIWAERAWGRYWGWDTKEVWTFIIWVIFAGYIHARATRGWRGSRAATLAIIGFSAVMFNFVVVNVFFKGLHAYSGL; this comes from the coding sequence GTGACCCTCGTCGAAATCTCGAACCTCTGCCTCTGGTCGGCTGTCGCCGTCTACGCGCTGGCGTTCATCGCCTTCACGTTCGACCTCGCGCGCCGGAGCGCCGAGGTCACCGCGGCGATCGACGCCGCCGAACGCGAGCGCGTCGCGCAGCCCGCTGCCCAGGAACGCGTCGGTGCCCTCGCCAACGCGAACGGCGGTTCGGTCGCGCCGATCAGCACGAGCGACGGCGTGGTCCGCAAGTCCCGCCGCCCGGCGGACGAGCCCGAGCAGCAGGCGTCGCGCAAGTCGCCGAGCCTCCGGGTCGGTGTCTCGCTCACCGTCATCGCCTTCCTGCTCCACCTCGTGGCCGACGTCACGCGAGGGATCGCCGCCGGTCGTGTCCCGTGGGCGAACATGTACGAGTTCGCGATGACGGGCACGCTGCTCATCGTCGCCGTGTTCCTCGTCGTCATCACGCGCGTCGACCTCCGCTTCCTCGGCAGCTTCGTCATCGGTCTCGTCACGGTCCTGCTCGGCCTCGCGACGGCCAATTTCTACGTCGAGGTCGTCCCGCTGCCACCGGCGCTGCAGTCCGCCTGGTTGGTCATCCACGTGTTCGTCGCGAGCCTCGGCACGGCGTTCTTCGCGATCGGCTTCGCGCTGAGTGTCGTGCAGCTCCTGCAGGGACGCCGTGAGCGCCGACTCGGGCTGGTGCAGCCCGCGCAGAGCTCGGGGCGACTCCGCTTCCTGCTCACCCTGCCGAACGCGGAACGCCTCGAGAACCTCGCCTACCGCGTGAACATCATCGGGTTCATCTTCTGGACGTTCACCCTCATGGCCGGCGCCATCTGGGCCGAGCGGGCCTGGGGCCGGTACTGGGGCTGGGACACCAAAGAGGTGTGGACCTTCATCATCTGGGTGATCTTCGCCGGGTACATCCACGCGAGGGCGACCCGCGGTTGGCGCGGATCCCGGGCGGCGACGCTCGCGATCATCGGCTTCAGTGCCGTGATGTTCAACTTCGTCGTGGTCAACGTCTTCTTCAAGGGCCTGCACGCCTACAGCGGCCTGTAA